tattataaaataaaatggacccaagttatttgtaatttggtttTCCCTAGATctcatatcacttttatttggttcttcgagatccgcccacacggatggagaatcaaggacaagggaataggttggaagattcgtggtcgataaaccaaggatctccgggtggtgcagctagcaacgtcaatccaatgatggattatgaggtaacaatcgaatctacatcgaatatgcatgattatgtgtttatttgatgttatatctatagatctatgtttattgcatgaaattggagtcgaatgcataatcacctaaatagatccggtctaggacctgtttggtttccgtgtcttccgctgcggtagtcccaacaactggtatcagagccaatttttaggctctgattatgtatttgattaattgaatttttcgaaaattatagtGTGGAAActtgggattttcgaaaataatgcaatatgtgttggatctatgtttttcttgattttcttttcggatctatgatatgatgttctagatcgatgaaagaatattatgaatcttgaattttattcaagtttttcacaaaaatattctagatctatgaTGAACATCATTAGATCTATATATTCTAAGTAATATGTACTAGAttatatgtttgttgattacatatatgtatgtgtttaagtgaatatatgtttttgaatcaagaaataaagtggtccatgattgaatacttggatcgatgaaagaatattatgaatctcgaattttatttgagtttttcacaagaatattctagatctaagCAAGTATTCATTAGAtctatagttttatgttcTTAATATGCTAGatctatttaaattgctaaatgCTTGATATTTAAATGTGCATATGTGTTGAACATAAAAGATTGTTACAAACTAAGAAAcgattaattaagatttaagatcGCGGTCAAGCGAAGCGACCGCGATAAATCAAGTTAATTAGATCGGAAAAcgaaaaaggaatacaagggTTAAAAACCCTAGTTGTGTTTGAAACCGGGCTGTGGATCTTGCCTTGTCGGGGATCACCGATCCAGATCCGGCTGGGCGAGGCAGCCACGGTGGCTGAGGAGTCGCCGTCTTCACCGGGCAGCAGCCGTCGTCTTCGGACAAGGGCAGCTTGCTTTCCGGGCAGCCAAGGCAGCGACGAATCGCTGGCAGCGGAGTCTCCAGCACGCAGCAGCAGCGGGGCGTCTTCTTCGGGCGACGGCGGGCAGCAGCTGCGTCGTCGACGAACAGCAACAACTCCGGTCGTGGACAGCGGCGATCAGCTCCAGATCTTGGAAGCTGCGACGTCGTCTTCGATCTGCACCACGACGGACAGCCGTCTTGTCGCCGGCTTGAGGCAGCGACAGCAGCCTCGTTGGATGGCGGTAGCCTTGACTTCGGTTGGGGCAGCAACCGCAGTGTTCCAGGCAACGGAGGGCAGCGGCTACTGCAGTGGGAGTGACAGCAGCGGCGACGCTCGTGgcagaggcggcggcggccagTAGGCGGCGCTACTGCAGTGGGAGCAGCGCCGGAGGTAGCGGGAGGCGGCTGAAGTCGGGTGCGGCAGCAGCGGCTGCTGCGAGGCCCGGTGGCGgcccaaaccctaattagggttttggtcGCGTCGTCTCGTCTTCGTTTTCGTGTTTTCGTTTCTTAATGCACAAGTTATTTATAATTGtggtttaaaatcctaaacctagaataattaaatatcttgtggtaattagaatgattttgtaattaagtcaagattctaatttaaaagagaataattgtCTTCTTTAAAATTGccaattgaattaattaggtcaaataattgatttaaattgttaattagttgattttgatggattCTTTCCATCTAGataatatcatgataattaacataaggaaattcaatatttgattgatctaatttttggcttttccataattggatggatttttaatgaatattctctctatatgctttcatattttatttttaaggtttaattgaaattgtctttattttaattggtgtGTTATGGAATTATTTCCTAGAAATATACCTAAGGAAAAGACATaagttttcaattgttttataaaccttaaaatttcgaaaattacatatataataattggatggattttaattggaatcttattcctagtttgaattttgtctttaatatgatgtaggtgaattttatttcatctagataacatcggtttaattaaagaagtgaaaaattcATTTGGCATTAACATGCTActtaaatcctaaattattaaagtgttaaatgattaattggattttaattggaattcaattcctagtttaatttgaattttatctttaattttgatgaaggtgaatttgtttcatctagataacatcaaatgtgatttaaaggtatgaaaattcatagagcattaattttgctattaaaatccttaattatttattaagttgaattttgtctttaattttgatgaaggtgaattttatttcatctagaaaacatcattttgaattaaagatgTAATAAGATTCTTCTTgtcatgtgattttatttgaaagctatgagaattttaattctcgaatttaattggtgtgttttaaatggatttagtcttaattggATAAATGCGGATTTATGTATCCAAGTGggcattttaaattaagaCTTAGCTAATCTTTTATGATATATACCTAgacattaattttaggataaGGATGGATTAATTCTATCTAAGTAAAtcctaatagtattaaaaggtaattctaataatcaagatacgttattttaactaataatgtaTGATTGTTTAAGATTGGACTTAATGTCTAGATAATCTTGTTTATGTGAAGAtggaattttaattctatctatttattttagatgcttaattaaatgatcaaGTTTCGTCATTATGGTTATGTGAACCTTGTGTAAATgtgtttacatgttttattgatgaaagatggatatttaatttgagttatgattttatttgttaaaatctaGTTTAACTCGTGCATCGCCTATGTACTTATTGCCTTGCATGCATAGCTAgtacatgtttaattattctttgaaTGTGGATATCTGCCTTATCTGCTTAAgtgataattaaactattaaaaccaccaacaagaaaatatgaagcgATAATTACAACACGTTTGTATATGGCCTCCATAAAATTGGTCTTAGTGCGAAGTAGTGACCGGCCTGTCTTTACGGGAGGAACATTACCAGTTCGTAAGTTTTGACTTCTCTAGATAAAGGTTattaaaatcgtaaaattagtttttcagtAATATCGCGACTGGTCTTTACCGGAGCAATATTGCTGCGAAATTATAAggattgtattttaataatgcttAGAGGGAGCTATAGGAGGAGGTGCTTGTCCGGTTCGACCTTTCTTTAGAGGAGTTCACGCACAAGTAAAGAATCCTTAGTGCttaattttatggttatacgcTTTAGCATTGTTAGTCAGCCATGCCATTCttatggtctctggactatctgTCGACATTGTGGccagtaaaaataatgaatttcttGCATGAATATGACACGGCTTCCTAGTAGAAGAACGTTTGTGCTTGATTTTTGTGgatgtaaaattgatgaattgttttgtggttatttgcaattctttgaaattttacatgtttatattattggtatTTGTTCTCAGCTTGAACGAAAGATGATTGacacttgggatatttattaTGCCATACTTAGTTCGAGGAAGCATGACTCTGAATTGTTTAAGGAATGGAAAAGTAAACTTGATGTTGATCGTTTGATCAATGACTTGAAATTGATTCTCAGCAAGGATCGTCCGCCCACATACCATCTACAAGGAGAGGACAAGGAGTTTCGTGATCAGTGGCATACCGCGGAATGTCATCTCAAGGGCTTCGTTTTGGCCAGTGTTGGCAATGCCCTTGAGAGGTTTGACGAACCCAAAAGGCCGTTGGTCAACAAGCCCACGTGGTTTGAAGAAAAGTCCTCTAAGATAAGAGCTGGTATCGCTGTGAAGCATTTAAGGCATGATGTGTTTGAAGAGGGCCAAGACGTGGGGGTATATGCCCTAGTCATGCTTGGCTACTTCAATAAACTTCACTTGTCGGGGGGGAAAGTTGACCCAGAAACCCAACAGATAATGATCCTTGATGGGCTTCCAGATAGCTTTAATGAAGtcagaaatgaaattttgtttagcGACAAAAGGTTTTCGTTTTTGGAGCTTTATAATAAGCTTGTGATTGCTCAAACAAAGATGAAAAGAAGGGGTGGACTTTCGAGATGACCATGTTCAAGTCAGAAGagtttatttttgcttttatgtttacattgttgaattttaagagtttttgatattgtttggttttgatatcatatggattattgatatggaattttgttcctagtttatcaattgtgtttttggattatcgatgtcattttataatgcttgcattattagataaatgaagttttgattatccaattatttatgacATCAAATGTAACatggttaatatcaaaatgtttacttgtgattaaatttgttgattcaattattatgaagttttcttctagaaatattgattattaagtTTCTTTAATCCTTAAGTCTTTTGaaccattattttgttgatgagtcaatagaacattaatgttcgacatggattcaatacaaaataaaatgatcttatgATCGCGTTTGTTCAAATAAAggtgtaagaaaaataatcacaataattgattacaagacaagtaaattaaattcaactagaaacaagataagtatttattataaatactagaaattcttgtatagtaaatatagtgtgcacattaaatttgttttaatgttCCAAGCCTAGAGTTGActatttgattagttattgttttatttattttgttgtgaaagtgataattaaaatagtgggaGCTTTTCTTAAATGAATGATTAAATTCTAAGTGTTTAATAAGAGCTTCATAgctcattttattaaactagGATGAATTTAACTCCAAGcactatttaaattgttttaatagccttaaagaatattgagactagtatttttctacttttaaaagtGGGAGCTAAATTTGTCTCatagaatattcataaatggaaTTAAGGTAATGTTTGATAGAGTTAAAAGGGTTCACACCCTAGAATGAAAGAAGTGATGAATTGCACACTTTCTAAGACtctaataacattaaaagacATTTCCAAGTTAgctattaaaattagaattgcTTTTGGATTTCCAAAGAAAGTATTTCTAAAGATCACAACAAatggttaaataaatgaactcttggaatttatgactataaaacaaagaatgcAATCAttcggttttattttgtcataaggACTAATTTCCAATTAGTCATTGTGATGAGGTAATTATGTTCATACATAAATTTACATCACAAATTATATAGCAAGGTTAATACCAAGTTAAGTtggtattatataattaaagttttgggaatcATATTCGACATGAttaaaaactttatatttGCTATAAGTATTCTACTTTAATTAGTAGAAATTCAGAAGGATCAAAATAATGGATTTTGATAGAGGAATATGTATAAGTGCACTTGAGAAAGgcacataaaattattccaCTGGATCAAAGGGCctagaaatattttgatcaaataatcTAGCAAGAATCAAGGTTATAAATTACAAGTATATTTTCGTTTTATGTACTCTAGAAAACTATGTTGGTAGATTctttttaaagaattatagTTTTGAGTACATAGTGGCCAAAACCTGCTTTGAGTATNNNNNNNNNNNNNNNNNNNNNNNNNNNNNNNNNNNNNNNNNNNNNNNNNNNNNNNNNNNNNNNNNNNNNNNNNNNNNNNNNNNNNNNNNNNNNNNNNNNNGGGGGGAGCAAATGGCCAGTACGACATGTATgtatgtgttatttgagtcagtgcatgttagttttttttagggtttgtttaggtctagaaattatgtgttatgttttatgaatgggcttaaaactcaactgcctcgaactgacggtgaggggaattgagggagataaggcatgccggaaaacagaaaccaccccctccagtaacccctagtcagtatagatgatgcaagtatgaaggaaaaaccCATCCCTTAGGTCAGACACGAAAGCCCTCTCAAAAGGTGAGTTAGAAGCCCCAAAGTGGAACCGCTTTCCAC
The nucleotide sequence above comes from Salvia hispanica cultivar TCC Black 2014 chromosome 5, UniMelb_Shisp_WGS_1.0, whole genome shotgun sequence. Encoded proteins:
- the LOC125189840 gene encoding uncharacterized protein LOC125189840, encoding MIDTWDIYYAILSSRKHDSELFKEWKSKLDVDRLINDLKLILSKDRPPTYHLQGEDKEFRDQWHTAECHLKGFVLASVGNALERFDEPKRPLVNKPTWFEEKSSKIRAGIAVKHLRHDVFEEGQDVGVYALVMLGYFNKLHLSGGKVDPETQQIMILDGLPDSFNEVRNEILFSDKRFSFLELYNKLVIAQTKMKRRGGLSR